Proteins from a single region of Belliella baltica DSM 15883:
- a CDS encoding serine hydrolase domain-containing protein encodes MKAKLIFLAIFIISPIILMAQSRYFPAMGNWEKKEAAELKVNAQQLQEAVDIAIATESNADKNLKMAHYLSAFGREPFGFPIGPMKDRGPATGLVIYKGYVIAEWGDPYRVDLTFSVAKSILSTTVGLAVDQGLIKSEKDLVYPYMAPIIPYYPYRMQMNKSDHLNQEDVMELFATDHNKKITWEHLLRQTSDWEGTLWGKPDWGDRPQGNSSTWLERNRNEPGSVYKYNDTRVNVLALAAMNVWRKPLPVVFKENVMDKIGGSPTWRWTGYENSFVIIDGQIMQSVSGGSHWGGGMFISAYDQARFGYLTLNKGNWNGQQIISEAWINKSLSPTPVQTNYGFMNYFLNTDKKEIPAAPESAFFHLGAGTNMIYVDPENDLVIVSRWIDNSKKAELVEKILRAIGK; translated from the coding sequence ATGAAAGCTAAATTAATATTCCTTGCAATTTTCATCATAAGTCCAATTATTTTGATGGCTCAATCCAGATATTTTCCTGCTATGGGCAACTGGGAAAAGAAAGAGGCTGCCGAATTGAAAGTAAATGCACAGCAACTTCAAGAAGCTGTAGATATTGCAATAGCTACAGAAAGTAATGCAGATAAAAATCTAAAAATGGCTCACTATCTTAGTGCTTTTGGTCGTGAACCTTTTGGCTTTCCGATCGGTCCGATGAAAGACCGAGGACCCGCAACAGGATTAGTCATTTATAAAGGTTATGTCATTGCCGAGTGGGGAGATCCATATCGCGTTGACCTTACCTTTAGTGTTGCGAAGAGTATTTTGTCAACTACGGTTGGATTGGCTGTAGATCAAGGACTGATTAAAAGCGAGAAAGATCTTGTCTATCCTTACATGGCTCCCATCATTCCCTATTATCCATACAGGATGCAGATGAACAAATCAGATCATCTTAATCAAGAAGATGTCATGGAGCTATTTGCAACAGATCATAATAAGAAAATCACTTGGGAACATTTATTAAGACAAACTTCAGATTGGGAAGGAACACTTTGGGGAAAACCTGATTGGGGTGATCGTCCACAAGGAAATTCTTCCACTTGGTTAGAAAGAAATAGAAATGAACCCGGTTCAGTGTATAAGTATAATGACACTAGAGTTAATGTACTGGCTTTAGCTGCTATGAATGTATGGAGAAAACCTCTTCCTGTTGTGTTCAAAGAAAATGTGATGGATAAAATCGGTGGAAGCCCAACTTGGAGATGGACTGGTTATGAAAATTCCTTTGTAATCATTGATGGTCAAATTATGCAGTCTGTTTCCGGTGGCTCACACTGGGGTGGTGGGATGTTCATTTCGGCATACGATCAAGCAAGATTTGGCTATCTGACACTTAATAAAGGAAATTGGAATGGACAACAGATTATTTCCGAAGCATGGATCAACAAATCCCTCAGTCCAACTCCCGTTCAGACCAATTATGGATTTATGAATTATTTTCTGAATACCGACAAAAAAGAAATACCCGCTGCTCCAGAATCAGCTTTTTTCCATCTTGGTGCAGGAACTAACATGATTTATGTTGACCCAGAAAATGACCTAGTAATCGTTAGTAGATGGATCGATAATAGCAAAAAAGCAGAATTGGTAGAAAAGATTTTGCGGGCTATTGGGAAATAA
- a CDS encoding cysteine desulfurase family protein, whose amino-acid sequence MNYPIYLDYNATTPCAQEVVEAMIPYFNEHFGNAASKSHPFGWMAENAVEMARENVASLIGANPKEIIFTSGATEAINIAIKGTLERYGKEKQHYISCQTEHKAVLDTLKKIEEKGAEITLLPVDSNGQIDLVELESSIRPETKMICLMWANNETGVIHPVEKIAQIAAKHDIIFFTDAVQVVGKIPIDVNGIHLMALSAHKFYGPKGVGVLYIRHNHELPKPISQIDGGGHEKGFRSGTLNVPGVVGLGKAAEIAKSSLNEESKRLKSLRDKLEKGILKIEGTILNAGQSQRLNHVSNISFQGIEGEDLLRELNREVAVSSGSACTSISPKPSHVLAAMGIEADLGRASIRFSLGRMTTEEEIDKVIRIVRNVIEKLRD is encoded by the coding sequence ATGAATTACCCCATTTACCTTGATTATAATGCCACAACCCCTTGTGCTCAAGAAGTAGTAGAAGCTATGATTCCTTATTTTAATGAGCATTTTGGAAATGCAGCTAGCAAGAGTCATCCTTTTGGTTGGATGGCAGAAAATGCAGTGGAAATGGCTAGGGAAAATGTTGCGAGTTTGATAGGTGCAAATCCTAAGGAAATTATTTTTACCTCAGGGGCTACTGAAGCTATCAATATTGCAATCAAAGGTACTTTAGAAAGGTATGGAAAAGAGAAGCAACATTATATTTCATGTCAGACTGAACATAAAGCAGTTCTTGATACTTTAAAGAAAATTGAAGAAAAGGGTGCAGAAATCACCCTGCTTCCTGTTGACAGCAATGGACAAATAGATCTTGTTGAATTAGAGTCAAGCATACGACCTGAAACCAAAATGATCTGTCTAATGTGGGCGAATAATGAAACAGGGGTGATTCACCCCGTTGAAAAAATCGCTCAAATAGCAGCAAAGCACGATATCATCTTTTTTACTGATGCAGTCCAAGTTGTTGGTAAAATCCCTATTGATGTAAATGGAATCCATTTGATGGCATTATCTGCACACAAATTTTATGGTCCAAAAGGAGTGGGTGTTCTTTACATCAGACATAATCATGAACTTCCAAAACCTATTTCACAAATAGATGGTGGTGGACATGAAAAAGGTTTCCGAAGTGGAACACTCAATGTTCCTGGAGTTGTGGGATTAGGGAAAGCAGCTGAGATAGCAAAATCTAGCTTGAATGAAGAGTCAAAAAGGTTAAAAAGCCTTCGAGATAAACTGGAAAAAGGAATTTTAAAAATCGAAGGGACTATCTTAAACGCTGGTCAAAGTCAAAGATTAAATCATGTATCGAATATATCATTTCAGGGAATTGAAGGAGAAGACCTACTTCGTGAGCTTAATCGTGAAGTAGCTGTGAGCTCGGGTTCTGCCTGTACGAGTATTTCACCCAAACCCTCCCATGTACTCGCTGCTATGGGAATAGAAGCTGACTTAGGTCGAGCCTCTATAAGATTCAGTTTGGGTAGAATGACAACAGAGGAAGAAATTGATAAAGTTATTAGAATCGTTAGGAATGTTATTGAGAAGTTAAGGGATTAA
- a CDS encoding xanthine dehydrogenase family protein molybdopterin-binding subunit, which yields MANITKTNRRDFLKIAATATGGLFIGFYWSGCDSPKMQVLSTEEILSKATDFNSFLSITPDGDIVIYSPNPELGQNIKTSFPMVVAEELDADWSRVRVLQANLDTEKYERQLTGGSGAMPHSWERLRKAGATARLLLISAAATRLEVDKNTLTTEKGIIYHKESGRKLSYGEVVLDAAQLEAPDEVIFKDPKDFKIIGTPVKNVDNKDIFTGKPLFGLDFYREGMLLAMVQRPPFGMKIKSVDDASARAIPGIQDVIVYDNNVAIVGNSTWPLMKAKRRLNVSYEPEGEVESSFDHDRIFKELLDSKDARAMREDGDVDAAFKNASKIVTSEYQCPFLSHSPMEPMNFFAHVKEDQVELIGPTQTPDSARVQTANLLGIPKENISVEITRLGGGFGRRLRADYVLEAVEISKRMNAPVKVTWSREDDMTGGAYRPAVRYRFSAALDEAGNMIGYKLRGVGMNAGNSVRQDNFPSGAVENVLIENVNYASSITTNAWRAPITNFLAYAEQSFLDEVALEAQKDPIQFRLELLEKAKTSPIGSVNYDIDRMIGVIKDAAEKSNWGKDSNVKQGFSVYFSHRSYVAQVANIEMENNQPVLKKIIASTDCGIVVNPTGANHQVRGGIVDGMGHAMYGNLTFENGLPKQKNFDSYRLIRMKEVPEVEVHYLDSGFDPTGLGEPALPPTGGAIANAIFAATGRRLRSQPFVEQKEFSDINLEIKRG from the coding sequence ATGGCAAATATAACCAAAACGAACAGAAGAGATTTCCTTAAAATAGCTGCTACAGCTACTGGAGGATTGTTTATTGGCTTTTATTGGTCAGGATGTGACTCGCCTAAGATGCAAGTGCTCAGCACAGAAGAAATTCTTTCTAAAGCGACAGACTTCAATAGTTTCCTCTCTATAACGCCTGATGGAGACATTGTAATTTATTCTCCAAATCCAGAGTTAGGTCAAAATATCAAAACATCTTTCCCGATGGTTGTTGCTGAGGAATTGGATGCAGATTGGTCACGCGTGAGAGTATTACAAGCGAATTTGGATACCGAAAAGTATGAAAGACAGCTTACTGGTGGTTCAGGTGCAATGCCGCATTCTTGGGAAAGGCTTAGAAAAGCAGGAGCAACTGCAAGACTGCTATTGATCTCAGCAGCTGCAACTCGCTTAGAGGTAGATAAAAATACTTTGACTACGGAAAAAGGTATAATTTATCACAAAGAAAGTGGCAGGAAATTGAGCTACGGTGAAGTGGTACTCGATGCAGCACAGTTAGAAGCTCCCGATGAAGTGATTTTCAAAGATCCAAAGGATTTTAAGATCATTGGGACTCCAGTTAAAAATGTGGATAATAAAGATATTTTCACTGGAAAACCTCTATTTGGATTGGATTTTTACAGAGAAGGTATGCTTCTTGCAATGGTTCAAAGACCACCTTTTGGAATGAAAATCAAATCCGTGGATGATGCTTCAGCACGAGCTATTCCAGGAATACAAGATGTAATTGTCTATGACAATAATGTTGCAATAGTTGGGAATTCCACTTGGCCATTGATGAAAGCCAAAAGAAGATTGAATGTTTCTTACGAACCTGAAGGCGAAGTAGAGAGCAGTTTTGATCACGATCGTATATTCAAAGAATTGCTAGATAGCAAAGATGCCCGAGCAATGCGCGAAGACGGCGATGTAGATGCTGCTTTCAAAAATGCATCAAAAATCGTCACAAGCGAATATCAATGTCCATTCTTATCACATTCTCCGATGGAACCAATGAACTTCTTCGCCCATGTGAAAGAAGATCAAGTGGAATTAATCGGCCCAACACAAACTCCCGATTCAGCCAGAGTTCAAACGGCCAATTTGCTAGGAATTCCTAAAGAAAATATCAGTGTAGAAATCACAAGGCTAGGAGGAGGATTCGGAAGAAGGCTTCGTGCAGACTATGTGCTTGAAGCTGTAGAAATCTCTAAGAGAATGAATGCCCCCGTGAAAGTTACATGGAGTAGAGAAGATGACATGACTGGTGGAGCGTATAGACCTGCCGTAAGATATAGATTCTCAGCAGCTTTAGATGAAGCTGGAAATATGATTGGTTATAAATTGAGGGGAGTTGGCATGAATGCAGGTAATTCGGTAAGACAAGATAATTTCCCTTCAGGTGCTGTAGAAAATGTTTTGATTGAGAATGTCAATTACGCATCTTCCATCACTACCAACGCTTGGAGAGCGCCAATTACTAACTTCTTGGCATATGCTGAACAGTCTTTCTTAGATGAAGTGGCTTTGGAAGCACAAAAAGATCCAATACAATTTAGACTTGAGCTTTTGGAAAAAGCGAAAACCTCTCCAATTGGATCAGTGAATTATGATATAGATCGGATGATTGGTGTGATCAAAGATGCAGCAGAAAAATCAAATTGGGGTAAAGACAGCAATGTGAAGCAAGGCTTTTCTGTGTATTTCTCCCACAGATCCTATGTAGCACAAGTAGCCAACATCGAAATGGAAAACAATCAACCTGTCTTGAAAAAAATAATTGCAAGTACAGATTGTGGAATTGTAGTCAATCCAACCGGTGCCAATCATCAGGTTCGTGGTGGAATCGTAGATGGTATGGGCCATGCGATGTATGGAAATCTAACCTTCGAAAATGGGCTACCAAAACAAAAGAATTTTGATTCTTACCGTCTGATCAGAATGAAGGAGGTTCCAGAAGTTGAAGTTCATTACTTGGATAGTGGTTTTGATCCAACTGGTTTGGGAGAACCGGCATTACCACCAACTGGAGGAGCTATCGCCAATGCAATATTTGCAGCTACTGGAAGAAGACTTAGAAGTCAGCCATTTGTAGAGCAAAAAGAGTTCTCAGATATAAATCTAGAGATAAAGAGAGGGTAG
- a CDS encoding (2Fe-2S)-binding protein, with the protein MANYNLRINEKNYEVDVEDDTPLLWVLRDHLGLVGTKYSCGIAQCGACTVHINGEATFSCTLPISSIGNDKVTTIEGLSEEGDHPVQKAWNEIDVAQCGYCQAGQIMNAASFLKKNPKPTLEEIDNAMNRNLCRCGTYHKIREAVALAAKTK; encoded by the coding sequence ATGGCAAATTATAATCTTCGAATTAATGAAAAGAACTACGAAGTAGACGTAGAGGATGATACTCCGCTACTTTGGGTCTTAAGAGATCATCTTGGATTAGTTGGAACAAAATACTCTTGTGGAATTGCTCAATGTGGTGCATGCACTGTACATATCAATGGGGAAGCTACTTTTTCTTGTACACTTCCAATCTCTAGTATTGGCAATGATAAAGTGACCACAATAGAAGGTCTTTCTGAAGAGGGTGATCATCCTGTTCAAAAAGCTTGGAATGAAATAGATGTAGCTCAATGTGGCTATTGTCAAGCTGGTCAGATTATGAATGCAGCTTCATTTTTAAAGAAAAACCCAAAACCCACTTTAGAAGAGATTGACAATGCAATGAATAGAAATCTTTGCAGATGTGGTACTTATCATAAAATTCGTGAAGCTGTAGCCTTAGCTGCAAAAACTAAATAA
- a CDS encoding Gfo/Idh/MocA family protein produces MKKINAAIVGTGFIGPAHLEALRRLPNIEVVALCEVNIDLAKEKAALLGIPNAYTFEEMLQNPEIDVVHICTPNFLHFSQSKAALLAGKHVICEKPLATKIEEAEELVALAEEKGLVNAVHFNLRYYPMVRQMKTMRENGELGEIYSIMGSYLQDWLFLQTDYNWRLEPDKSGDSRAIADIGSHLLDLTEYVTGLKITEVLADFSTVHKTRLKPLKAIETYSGKMLNASDYQEVPINTEDHATVLLRFDNGNKGSVTVSQVNAGRKNRLNIEIAGSKSNFEWCSEKPNEMWIGKRETANQHLMKDPALFTKEAAGLISFPGGHNEGFPDTSKQMFKEVYAAVREGKQPDNPAFPTFKDGLRELIICERIIESHRTEKWIKI; encoded by the coding sequence ATGAAAAAGATTAATGCAGCAATCGTTGGTACTGGATTTATCGGCCCTGCCCATTTAGAAGCATTAAGAAGATTGCCAAATATTGAAGTTGTCGCACTCTGTGAAGTGAATATTGACTTAGCTAAAGAAAAAGCGGCATTACTTGGTATTCCAAATGCCTATACTTTCGAAGAGATGCTTCAAAATCCAGAAATCGATGTGGTTCATATTTGCACACCAAATTTCCTCCATTTTTCCCAATCAAAAGCAGCTTTGCTCGCAGGCAAACATGTCATTTGTGAAAAACCTCTTGCTACAAAAATCGAGGAGGCTGAAGAGCTAGTTGCATTAGCAGAAGAAAAAGGTCTTGTAAATGCAGTTCATTTCAACTTGCGATACTATCCCATGGTCAGACAAATGAAAACCATGCGAGAAAATGGTGAATTGGGAGAAATATATAGTATCATGGGGTCCTATCTTCAAGATTGGTTGTTTTTACAGACTGATTACAATTGGAGATTAGAGCCAGACAAATCAGGAGATTCTAGAGCAATCGCCGATATTGGATCACATTTATTGGATTTAACAGAATATGTGACTGGACTGAAAATTACTGAAGTATTGGCTGATTTTTCTACAGTTCATAAGACAAGATTAAAGCCTTTGAAAGCCATAGAAACGTATTCTGGAAAAATGCTGAATGCTTCAGATTATCAAGAAGTTCCAATCAATACCGAAGATCATGCTACAGTCTTATTGAGGTTTGATAATGGAAATAAAGGTTCAGTGACTGTCTCCCAAGTCAATGCAGGAAGAAAAAATAGATTAAATATTGAAATAGCGGGTTCTAAATCCAATTTTGAATGGTGCTCAGAAAAGCCAAATGAAATGTGGATAGGAAAAAGAGAAACAGCGAACCAACATTTAATGAAAGATCCTGCTTTATTTACAAAAGAGGCAGCAGGACTGATTAGTTTTCCAGGTGGTCACAACGAAGGTTTTCCTGACACTTCGAAGCAAATGTTCAAAGAAGTATACGCTGCTGTAAGAGAAGGCAAGCAACCTGATAATCCTGCTTTTCCAACTTTCAAAGATGGATTACGTGAATTAATTATCTGCGAAAGAATTATTGAAAGCCACAGAACCGAAAAGTGGATAAAAATATAA
- a CDS encoding DUF2911 domain-containing protein, whose translation MKQSIFKKIGLMAVLITSVSLFANAQGEKPSPAKTAKGEINGAKITINYSSPAVKGRTIWGDLVPMGEIWRAGANDATTIEFSKNVKVQGKELPAGKYSFFVIPGETESTFIFNKVAKQWGAYTYDESEDALRVTVPSGQTSSLEERLVYEITKTGFEIRWEYGRAAASIE comes from the coding sequence ATGAAACAATCAATTTTCAAAAAAATTGGCTTAATGGCAGTCTTAATCACATCTGTAAGTCTTTTTGCGAATGCACAAGGAGAAAAGCCTAGTCCAGCAAAAACTGCTAAAGGAGAAATCAATGGTGCTAAAATCACGATCAACTACAGTAGTCCAGCTGTAAAAGGCAGAACAATTTGGGGTGATTTGGTTCCTATGGGAGAAATCTGGAGAGCTGGCGCAAATGATGCGACGACAATTGAATTTAGCAAAAATGTAAAGGTTCAAGGAAAAGAGTTACCTGCTGGAAAGTATAGTTTCTTTGTCATTCCTGGTGAAACAGAATCTACTTTTATCTTCAATAAAGTAGCAAAACAGTGGGGTGCATATACCTATGATGAATCAGAAGATGCCTTGAGAGTGACCGTTCCTTCTGGACAGACATCATCTTTAGAAGAAAGATTGGTTTATGAAATCACAAAGACTGGTTTTGAAATCCGCTGGGAATATGGCAGAGCAGCTGCTAGCATAGAGTAA
- the hrpB gene encoding ATP-dependent helicase HrpB translates to MNFDPFAIDLPVKEIIPEVLQELHSKNTLIVQAPPGAGKSTLLPLALLNQPFLKGKKILMLEPRRLATKSIALRMSELLGEKLGKTVGYRIRFESQVSEHTRLEVLTEGILTRMLHSDNALEDVGLVIFDEFHERNIHADVAMALCREAQQLLRSDLRILVMSATLDMPQLAALLNAPVISSEGKMFPVEINYTGDTDPWLMPEMVAKNVIDASKKHEGDILVFLPGQGEIKKTEAILKKQLSNFSIHPLYGQLSPTAQYQAIMPNKFGKRKVVLSTSIAETSLTIEGITVVIDSGFGRTSKFDPKSGLSKLETVRIAKDSADQRAGRAGRLQPGFCYRLWSKATQANLANFRTPEILEADLSFLVLDMMQWGIKDIRNLTWLTPPPAGTLAQAFEILNQLNAIENGKITPHGKQIHAIPSHPRIAHMLVVSKDEDKIALATDIAGLLEERDPLPPDTGVDINLRIEALRRARKEALSIKGLNKIEKIASNYRRLFKAEVDNSPVDSFETGSIIALAYPERIAFARPGNNAQFQLANGKLAMIGHKDDLAHESWLAISHIDAREGMGKVFLASPLNPKDLVPFVKEKRKVIWDSKKGGLLASIDLSIGSIVLRSTPIRDLSDSDLKEALTNALILEGEKLLDLSEKVQNLQARMGSLRVWRREENWPDWSVESIINNQKELLEPYLTEIRKPEDFKKLDLVSILYHSLSFEQQHKFNDLVPEKIKVPSGSLIKINYSADGEAPILAVRLQEVFGWLNTPKINEGRTSLLLHLLSPGFKPVQITSDLKSFWENTYFEVKKELKRRYPKHTWPEKPLEEKAIRGVKRKEE, encoded by the coding sequence TTGAATTTTGATCCATTTGCAATAGACCTTCCCGTCAAGGAAATCATCCCTGAAGTTCTTCAAGAACTTCATTCCAAAAATACACTAATTGTCCAAGCTCCTCCTGGAGCTGGAAAAAGTACTCTCCTACCATTGGCTTTATTAAACCAGCCATTTCTAAAAGGAAAGAAAATCCTAATGCTAGAACCAAGAAGGTTGGCAACCAAATCCATAGCTCTTCGCATGTCTGAGTTGCTTGGGGAGAAATTGGGGAAAACTGTAGGATATAGAATTCGATTTGAAAGTCAAGTATCTGAACATACTAGGTTGGAAGTGCTAACTGAAGGCATTCTTACGAGAATGTTGCATTCAGATAATGCATTGGAAGATGTGGGATTGGTGATTTTTGATGAATTTCATGAAAGAAATATTCATGCCGATGTGGCTATGGCTCTTTGCCGTGAAGCACAACAGTTGCTAAGGTCAGATTTGAGAATTTTGGTAATGTCTGCCACTTTGGATATGCCGCAACTTGCAGCACTACTCAATGCACCTGTTATTTCTAGTGAGGGAAAGATGTTTCCAGTTGAGATCAATTACACTGGAGATACTGATCCCTGGTTAATGCCTGAAATGGTTGCTAAAAATGTGATCGATGCCAGTAAAAAACATGAAGGTGATATTTTAGTTTTTCTACCAGGACAAGGAGAGATCAAAAAAACAGAAGCAATTTTAAAAAAACAATTATCAAATTTTTCCATCCATCCTCTATATGGTCAACTCTCTCCTACTGCTCAATATCAGGCAATCATGCCTAATAAGTTCGGAAAAAGAAAGGTAGTTTTATCTACTTCTATTGCAGAGACGAGTTTGACTATAGAAGGAATTACAGTGGTAATCGATTCGGGATTTGGAAGAACTTCAAAATTTGACCCAAAGTCAGGTTTGAGTAAACTAGAAACAGTCAGAATTGCAAAAGATTCGGCAGATCAGCGTGCAGGAAGAGCGGGAAGATTACAGCCAGGATTTTGCTATAGGCTTTGGTCAAAAGCCACTCAAGCTAATTTGGCAAACTTTAGAACACCAGAAATCTTAGAAGCCGATTTATCTTTTTTAGTTTTAGACATGATGCAATGGGGAATCAAAGATATTAGAAATCTCACTTGGCTAACTCCTCCTCCGGCAGGAACTTTGGCTCAGGCATTTGAAATTTTGAATCAATTAAATGCTATTGAAAATGGTAAGATAACTCCACATGGAAAGCAAATTCATGCAATCCCCTCACATCCAAGAATCGCTCACATGCTAGTGGTCTCAAAAGATGAAGATAAAATTGCTTTGGCAACCGATATTGCGGGATTATTGGAAGAAAGAGACCCCTTGCCCCCAGATACAGGAGTTGATATAAATCTCAGAATAGAAGCTCTAAGAAGAGCTCGAAAAGAAGCTTTATCAATTAAAGGATTAAATAAAATTGAAAAAATAGCTTCAAATTATCGAAGACTTTTCAAAGCAGAGGTTGATAATTCACCTGTAGATTCATTTGAAACAGGCTCTATCATTGCTTTGGCTTACCCAGAAAGAATCGCATTCGCCAGACCGGGTAACAATGCTCAATTTCAACTAGCTAATGGAAAATTAGCGATGATTGGTCACAAAGATGATTTGGCACATGAATCTTGGCTAGCTATTTCCCATATAGATGCACGTGAAGGTATGGGGAAAGTATTTTTGGCTTCACCACTCAACCCGAAGGATTTAGTCCCATTTGTTAAAGAAAAAAGAAAAGTAATTTGGGATAGCAAAAAAGGTGGATTGCTTGCAAGCATAGACTTGAGTATCGGCAGCATTGTTCTTCGGTCCACTCCTATTCGAGACCTTTCTGACTCTGATTTGAAGGAAGCTTTAACAAACGCCTTGATTCTTGAAGGTGAAAAACTTCTTGATTTATCCGAAAAAGTTCAAAATTTGCAGGCAAGAATGGGGAGCTTACGAGTATGGAGAAGAGAAGAAAACTGGCCTGATTGGTCTGTTGAATCTATCATCAATAATCAAAAGGAGTTATTAGAACCCTATTTAACAGAAATTCGCAAGCCTGAAGATTTTAAAAAGCTAGATTTAGTGTCTATTTTATATCACTCTTTGTCTTTTGAGCAGCAACACAAATTCAATGACTTAGTCCCAGAGAAAATCAAGGTGCCAAGTGGAAGTTTAATTAAAATAAATTACTCAGCAGACGGTGAAGCCCCTATTTTGGCTGTTCGCTTACAAGAGGTTTTTGGTTGGCTGAATACTCCAAAGATAAACGAAGGCCGCACATCACTTCTCCTACATCTTCTTTCACCTGGTTTTAAACCTGTTCAGATAACTTCTGACTTAAAAAGCTTTTGGGAAAATACCTATTTTGAAGTAAAAAAGGAACTTAAAAGGCGCTATCCAAAACATACTTGGCCAGAAAAACCACTAGAAGAAAAAGCAATTCGAGGTGTGAAAAGAAAAGAAGAATAG
- a CDS encoding HEAT repeat domain-containing protein: protein MENKIPYLLEKMCDKSEAEAFEYADKLAVIGTEEVVDQLIEIIKGEDQDAAYLAARALSKIENNQKALDPLMDIILDNKNKNTNGLFVQALEGFDLSGKFVDLLRIYLFGNFKSSSLAKDYLDHVEFDLSPRTIKKAEKHWNHYINNIDKESDDFLIKKEEVESILQEIKQLFLEE from the coding sequence ATGGAGAATAAAATACCATATTTACTAGAGAAAATGTGTGATAAATCAGAAGCAGAAGCTTTTGAATATGCAGATAAATTAGCTGTAATCGGTACTGAAGAAGTTGTTGATCAATTAATTGAAATAATAAAAGGGGAAGATCAAGATGCTGCCTATTTGGCGGCGAGAGCTTTGAGTAAAATAGAAAATAATCAAAAAGCTCTAGACCCTTTGATGGATATCATTCTTGATAATAAGAATAAAAACACTAATGGCCTTTTTGTTCAGGCTTTAGAAGGTTTTGATCTTAGTGGTAAATTTGTTGATTTATTGAGAATATACCTTTTCGGAAATTTCAAATCATCTAGTCTAGCAAAAGACTATTTGGATCATGTTGAGTTTGACCTCAGTCCAAGAACGATCAAAAAAGCTGAAAAACATTGGAATCATTACATAAACAATATTGACAAAGAAAGTGATGACTTTCTTATAAAAAAAGAAGAGGTTGAAAGTATTCTTCAAGAAATAAAACAATTATTTCTTGAAGAATGA